Genomic segment of Limnohabitans sp. INBF002:
GGTTTCTTCGACATCCCAGTCGACAACATCTACGCCTCCCCAGTTTTGTTGGGCGACTTGCGTACGAAAAACTACGAAGACCTGATCGTGGTGTCACCCGATGTAGGTGGCGTGGTGCGTGCCCGCGCTTTGGCCAAGCAACTCGGTTGCGATTTGGCCATCATCGACAAGCGTCGCCCCAAAGCCAACGTGTCTGAAGTAATGAACGTCATTGGTGACATCGAAGGCCGCAACTGCGTGATCATGGACGACATGATCGACACAGCAGGCACTTTGGTGAAAGCCGCTGAAGTGTTGAAAACACGTGGTGCCAAAAAGGTTTACGCCTATTGCACACACCCCATCTTCTCTGGCCCTGCGATTGAACGCATTGCCAAAGGCGATGCCCTCGACGAAGTGGTGGTGACCAACACCATTCCTTTGAGCGAAGCTGGCCGCGCCTGCAAAAAAATTCGCCAACTCACCGTGGCTCCGTTGATCGCCGAAACGATCCAACGCATTGCCAGCGGCGAGTCGGTCATGAGTTTGTTCTCCGACCAAGACCAGCTGTTCTAAACAGCTGACGCTTTCGTCGTCGAACATCACCTCGGGCTGCCTTCCTTGTGTTGTGCAGCCTATTTTTGAAACTGGAGCCACACTGGTCGCGGTGGGTTCTTACTGGAGTTAATTATGAAATTTGTCGCTTTTGAGCGCGCTAAGCAGGGAACGGGTGCGAGCCGCCGTCTGCGTATCACTGGCCGTACACCTGGCATCGTCTATGGTGGCACCGCTGAACCCACATTGATCGAACTCGATCACAACGCTTTGTGGCACGCCTTGAAGAAAGAAGCTTTCCACGCTTCTGTCTTGCAGATGGAACACGCCGGCAAAACAACCGAAGTGTTGTTGCGCGACGTGCAATACCACCCCTTCAAGCAACTCGTCTTGCACATCGATTTCCAACGCATCGATGCCAACACCAAGATGAAGAAAAAAGTGCCTTTGCACTACTCTGGCGAAGAAAACTCTCCAGCTGTGAAAGTTGACCAATGCTTGATCAACCACATCGCCACTGAACTGGAAATCTCTTGCATGCCAAAAGATTTGCCAGAGTTCATCGCTGTGGACTTGAGCAACTTGACCAAAGGTCACTCTTTGCACGCCAAAGACATCACCCTGCCCGCAGGCGTGACCGTTGTGGCGCCTGGCAGCTCCAACCCTGTGTTGGTTGCTGTGGTGGCAACAAAAGCTGAGGCACCTACACCTCAAGAAGCCGCCGCTGCTGCTGGCGACAACAAAAAGAAGAAGTAATCTCGTTTAGAGATCGCTTTGAACGGCCCACTTCGGTGGGCCGTTTTGCTTTTGGAATAATCCTCACATGATCAAGCTCCTCGTTGGCCTGGGCAACCCCGGCACTGAATACGAAGCCACGCGTCACAACGCTGGCTTTTGGTGGATAGACACCGTGGCACGCGACCTAAAGGTCACGCTGCAACCCGACCGTGCGTACCACGGCTTGTTGGCTCGCACCTCGGTCAAAGGCGAGAACGTGTGGCTGCTAGAGCCCCAAACCTTCATGAACCTCTCGGGCAAATCGGTGGGGGCGTTGGCGCGCTTCTTCAAAATTCAACCGCAAGAAATTTTGGTGGTGCACGACGAGTTGGACATCACGCCTGGCGAAGCCAAACTCAAACTCGGTGGCAGCCATGCGGGCCACAATGGTTTGCGCGACATCCATGCACAACTTGGCACAGACCAATACTGGCGACTGCGCATTGGGATTGGCCACCCTGGTGTGAAATCAGAGGTTGCGAATTGGGTACTGAAAAAACCAGCCCCCGACCAACGCACTGCGATTGAAGACTGCATCACACGCACCAGCTTGGCCTTGCCGCATTTGCTTGCGGGCGACATGGTGAAAGCCACGCAAATGATTCACACCGCCAAGCCGCCCCGGCCCAAACCACCTCGGCCGGCCACGCTGCCTGGCACTGAGAAAACAGGGGCTATCCATGCTGAAACAACGCCAACCAAAGGAGCTGACGCCAGCTAGTTTGCAGATATTGCCGCTGCACGGCAGACGTGCTGACGATGCACCCACGCTCAACACGCGCCTCTTCATCAGCCTCACCTTCACTCTGAGCGCATGGTGCATCATCATGCCCACGCATGCAGACACGGTGTACCGCTGCGGCGAGGCCTACAGCACCTCAAGCCAATGTGGCAACACTGTCGCGACAGAAGTCAAACCCTCTTCAGTGCTACACGCTACGGGGCAAGATAAAAGCATCACAGCGACCAGTGACTTGCGCGATGCACAAGCCCTCGAAAGGCAAAGGCTGCAAGCTGAACGCCAAGCAGCCCAAACAGCACCCGTGCGAATCAGCGCACCCCATACACCACCGCCTATCGCCACACATAACGAGTCTTTAGCGGCTAACGGCAAGCGCCAAGGCAAACACGCACGCAAACCTGCAAGCCCTTACTTCACAGCTGTAGACCCCAACGCAGCACCCAAAAAGAAAAGCACCGCCAAAGCGGTGCCTGTCAAAAATCCTTAAAGCCAATGACAGCAGAGGGCTGGCTGGGTGGCTAATTACTTCAATTACTGCGCGGTCTGCTGCAACAGTCGAAACTTGGCCAGCAACGCATCGCGCCCCTCCACCCGCTCGGGGTTCACAGGGATACACGCCACGGGACACACCTGCACACACTGAGGTTCGTCGAAATGGCCCACGCACTCGGTGCATTTGTCGGGGTTGATTTCGTAAATTTCGGGCCCTAAGAAGATGGCTTCATTTGGGCACTCGGGCTCACACACATCGCAGTTGATGCATTCGTCGGTGATCATCAAGGCCATAAAAAAATCCGTCAGTGGGCTAAAACAAGAACTTAATTATCCCAGCTTGCCTAGTGCCGCCATATGGCGCGGTGTTTAGGCCACACCGTTGGCGTGTGTTTCAAGCGCTTGGTCATGCGTTTGACCACGCGCGTCTAGCAAGCGCTTTTGGCTGTACACCGGTTGCTCAGGCAAATCGGCCAAATGCGTGGCATCCGCCCACCCTTGAATGTGCAGCCCACCATCGCGCCAAGCCACTTGGTTGAGGCCTGCATTGGGAATGTCACACACACGAGGCCCACTCAGCGACAAAGCTTGCGCATGACGCCAGACCATGTCGAGGACGCCGCCATGTGTGACCACCACCACATGCTCACCGGCGTATTGCTGCGCCAGCTCTTGCAACGCGGCAATCACGCGGTCATGGAATGCTCGCGTGGTCTCCGCGCCTTCCACCGCCACATCGGCATCAAAGGCCAGCCAGCGCTGCCATGCCTCGGGGTGTTGCGCTTGGATATCGGGGCTGCGCATGCCTTCAAACACGCCGTAGCACTGCTCTCGCAGGCCCGTGTTCAAGATGCAGGTGTGCCCCAACACCTCGGCCACGGGTTGTGCGGTTTGTTGGGCGCGCAACAAATCGCTGCTGATCAGTCGGGTGGGCACACGGCCCTGCGCTTGCCATTCGGCAAAGGCTTGCGACATTCGGGTTTTCAAGCGCTGGGCTTGCGCAAAGCCCATGTCATTGAGTGGTACATCCAGCTGGCCTTGAAACCGCAGCTCTCGGTTCCATGCGGTTTCGCCGTGGCGAATGAGCAAAAAATCAGTCACTTCGCCGCACGCTTGGCCAACAAGCGCTTGTAAACACCCGCCGACACCAAGTTCTGGCCATCGTCACCCGCACCCAGCAAAGAGATTTCGCGCACAAAGGTGCTGGAGATGAATTGGTATTTGGCGCTGGGCGTGAGGAACACGGTTTCCACCTCGGGCATCAGCTCACGGTTCATGCCCGCGAGTTGAAACTCATAGTCAAAGTCGGTCACGGTGCGCACGCCGCGCACCATCACGGTGGCGTTGTGGCTGCGCACAAAATCGCGGGCCAAGCCGGTGAAGGGCACCACTTCCACTTGGGGATGCGCGGCCATGGCCTCACGTGCCATGTCCATGCGCTCATCCAAGGTAAACAGAGTTTTCTTGTGGTGCGCCGTGGCCACTGCCAAGATGACTTTGTCAAACATGGCCGCCGCACGCAACACGATGTCTTCATGGCCCAAGCTGATGGGGTCAAAGGTGCCGGGATAAATGGCCACAACTTGCTTGGACATGGGACGCTCCTACGTATTTCTAAAAATCAAAACTGATTATGCAATCCGGCGCAGCAGGTGGGCATGCACCGCCCCCGCCTTGAGGTGGCGGTGCAATGACAAGCCCATGGGCTCAAGCTGCTCATCCGTCCACGCCACAGGGGCTTCGAGGTACACATAGCCATCGGCCTTCACCGCTTTGGCGGCAGCTTGCAAAGCGGGCTCAAACAACCCGCCATCAAACGGCGGGTCGATGAAGATCAAATCCACGCTCGCTGCGCTGAGCTGCTTCAAGCAAGCCACGCCATCGGTGCGAAGCACATGTACGTTGGTCGCCTTGAGGCGGTTCACTTGGGTGCTGAGCTGCGCCACCAAGGCGGGGTCAAGCTCACACACCTGCACATGGGCAGCACCGCGTGAAGCGGCTTCAAGGCCCAAAGCACCTGTGCCCGCAAATGGGTCCACACAGCGCCAGCCCAGCAGCGACTGGCCCAGCCAGTTGAACAAGGTCTCGCGCACGCGGTCGGGCGTGGGGCGCAGGCCGGGCTTCAGGGCCACGGGCAGTTTGGTGCGGCGCCATTCGCCGCCGATGATGCGCACCTCGCCTGCACCTTTGTGCCGTTTTTCAACGACGGGTTTGGCGGGGGTGGCATTGAAAGATTGTGGTGTGCGGGTTTTCATAGAATGGACTGATTCTAGAAACCCCCACACATGTTTAGCTTCTTCAAGAAAAAAATCACTGGCCAGCCTGCTACCGAAGCAACGGGCAACAGCACAGCCACACCTGCGAACACCTCGGCTAGCGCCGTCCCATCTGAAGTCACACCACAACAGATGCCAGCCGAGCGTCCCCGCGCGAGCTGGATGGCCCGCTTAGGCCAAGGCCTGCGCCGCACCGGCCAAACCATCAGCACCGTGTTCACGGGCACCAAGATTGATGACGCGCTCTATGAAGAACTCGAAACTGCCCTGCTCATGGCCGATGCAGGCGTGCAAGCCACCGAGTATTTGCTGGCCGATTTGAAGAAACGCGTCAAAGACACCAGCACCACCGAGCCCTCCGCCGTCAAGGCGCTCTTGGCCGCTTCAATTGCCCAGCTACTCAAGCCTTTAGAAAAGCCCCTCACCATCGGCGCGCACAAGCCCACCATCATCATGGTGGCTGGCGTCAATGGCGCAGGCAAAACCACCTCGATTGGCAAACTCACCCGCCATTTGAGCGACAGCGGTGCCTCGGTGCTGCTGGCTGCAGCCGACACCTTCCGCGCCGCGGCACGTGAACAACTCGCCGTTTGGGCCACACGCAACACGGTGGAGATCGTCAGCCAAGAAGGCGGCGACCCGGCTTCTGTGAGCTTTGATGCCGTCACCGCAGGCCGCGCACGCGGCAAAGACGTGGTGCTGGTCGACACCGCAGGCCGCCTGCCCACGCAGCTGCACCTAATGGAAGAGCTGAAAAAAATCAAACGTGTGGTGCAAAAGGCCGAAGCAACTGGACCACACGAAGTGTTGCTGGTGATTGACGGCAACACCGGCCAAAACGCCCTCGCGCAAGTGAAGGCGTTTGACGAAACGCTGGGTTTGACCGGCCTCATCGTCACCAAACTCGACGGCACCGCCAAAGGTGGCGTGCTGGCCGCCATTGCGCTTTGGGGCCAAGGCCGTGTGGCAGCGGGTGGCTCGGCCGTGCCGGTGTATTTCATCGGCGTGGGCGAAGCCGTGGAAGACCTGGAAACCTTCAACGCCCAAGAGTTTGCCGACGCCCTCTTGGGCTAAGCTATTCAGGGCTTTAAAACGCCCTTCAGGCTATCGCGCCAGCGGCCACAACGTTCATGCGCCTCCACCACGGGGTAACTGTCCATGCGGCCCTGCTTGCGCGTGAGCGGCGGCTGAATGTAGTAGCCCAAACCACAACGCAGCTGAGTTTCGGATGAGTCGGAATTCAGCACATGCGCGCAGCTCTTGCAGCACTGCATGGTAATTCGCTCCAAGGTCATGGGGGGCATAAAGGGCTCCTTAAATACTGTGATTATTTTCAGTATATGTTAAAAAACACAGTACTCAAAGCGAACCTTTACCAAGGGTTAACCCATAAACTTAGCAGGGTTTAGCACTCTTAATGCAGGAGTGCTAATATACGTTTTAGTTATCCGAAAGGACTAATTCCATGACTGCAATCACCCATCAGCCACTCGCTATGACCAACCCTTGGGGCTTGGTTCCGTCGCTGGGCAACTTGGATGCCTACATCACCGCTGCCAACCGTTTGCCTATGCTCACGCTAGAGCAAGAGCAGGAGTTTGCGCGTCAACTCAAAGACAACAACGACATCGAAGCCGCTGGAAAGCTGGTGCTCTCGCACCTGCGTTTGGTGGTCTCGGTGTCGCGCCAATACTTGGGCTACGGTCTGCCACACGCCGACCTGATTCAAGAAGGCAACATCGGCTTGATGAAAGCCGTCAAACGCTTTGACCCTGACCAAGGCGTGCGTTTGGTGAGCTACGCCATGCACTGGATCAAGGCCGAGATTCACGAATACATCTTGAAAAACTGGCGCATGGTCAAAGTGGCCACCACCAAAGCCCAGCGCAAACTGTTTTTCAACCTGCGCTCCATGAAACAAGGCTTCAAGGCTGACGCAGCCGATGCCACACACCGCAACACCCTCAACCCACAAGAGGTGAACGCGGTCGCGACCAAACTCAACGTCAAACCCGAAGAAGTGCTGGAGATGGAAATGCGCATGTCCGGCGGCGACGTGCTGCTTGACCCCACACCCAACGAAGACAGCGACGAAGCCTTTGGCCCCATCGCTTATTTGACTGACACCAACCACGAGCCCACCGCCATGATGGCCGCGCACCAGCGCGATGTACTGGCGTCTGACGGCATTGCCGCAGCACTGAACGTGCTCGACGAGCGCAGCCGCCGCATCGTGGAAGAGCGCTGGCTCAAAGTGCAAGACAACGGCTCGGGCGGCATGACGCTGCACGACTTGGCCGCTGAATACGGCGTGAGCGCTGAGCGCATCCGCCAAATCGAAGTCGCTGCCATGAAGAAAATGAAAGCGGCGCTGGCTGAATACGCGTAAAGCAAACCAACCAACGCAAAGGGCCGCCATGCAAAACATGGCGGCCCTTTTTGTTTAGCTCAAGCCAACAGCGTCAAGGCGTTGTTTTCAGCAAAGTCTGAATGTCCTGCGCCAACACCTGCGGGCCCACACCATAGCGGCTGTAGAGACGCAAGTTGCCTTGGGTGTCGTACACATAGCTACCGGCAGAGTGGTCCATGGTGTAGCTGGTGGGCGTTTTGCCATCCACCTTTTTGTAATAAATCTTGTAGTCCTTGGCAACCACTGCCAATTGCTCAGGTGTGGGAATGAACGCTACAAATGTGGGATCGAAGTTGGCCATGTAGGCCTTGAGCAATTCTGCTGTGTCACGTGCGGGGTCCACCGTCACAAACACGCCTTGTAGCTTGTCACCATCGGCACCCATCAAGCGCTTCACTTCAGCTAGCTCCACCATCGAGGTAGGACACACATCAGGGCATTGCGTGTAGCCAAAAAACAGCACCACCACTTTGCCTTTGAAATCAGAGAGGCTGCGGCTTTGGCTGTTGTGGTCGGTCAGGGTGAAGCCCTTGGCGTAGTCGGCACCCGTGATGTCGATGGCGTTGAACTTTGGCTTATCGGGGCTGCACGCCACCAAGGCGAACACGGCCAAGGCAGACAACAAATATCGGCGTGTGTGTGAAAACATCAGAGGTAATGGTCAATCAAAAGCGCTGCAAACAACAGGCTGAGGTGAATCAAAGAAAAGCGAAAGGTCTTGCGTGCCAGCTCATCCGAGTAATTGCGCCACAAGGCCCAGCCGTAGCCGCAAAATCCTAGACTCAAAATCACTGCGCTCACCAAATAGAACCAGCCGCTCATGCGATAGATGAAAGGCATCAAGCAAGCCGCAAACAACACAAAGGTGTAGAGCAGAATTTGCAAACGCGTGAATTCATTGCCGTGTGTCACAGGCAGCATGGGCAAGCCAGACTTGCGGTAGTCTTCCACGCGGTACAAGGCCAACGCCCAAAAATGCGGCGGCGTCCACAAGAAAATGATGAGAAACAAAATCAAAGCCTCGGGGCTCACCTCACCCGCCATGGCGGCCCAGCCCAACACCGGTGGCATGGCCCCTGATGCACCACCAATCACAATGTTTTGTGGGGTGAGTGGCTTCAAGATGACGGTGTAAACCACCGCATAGCCCACAAAGGTGGCGAAGGTCAGCCACATGGTGAGCGGGTTCACCCACACATACAAAATGAACGAACCCACAGCGCACATGAGCGTGGAAAACAGCAAGGTCTCACGGTCGCTTAACTCACCTTTGGCCGTCGGCCGCCAAGCGGTGCGCTTCATGCGTGAATCAATGCCCTTCTCCACCAAGCAATTAAAGGCGGCGGCGGCGCCGGCCACAAACCAAATGCCCAAACACGCCAGCAGTGCCAACTGCACCTCAGGCCAAGACGGCACACCGGGCACGGCCAAGACCATGCCGATCAGGGCACAAAACACAATGAGTTGAATCACGCGCGGTTTGGTCAGCGCATTGAACTGGCGCAAGCGAGACATGAAAGGGGAAGCGAGGCTCATAAACAGGGTCTCTTCACAATCAATTCAACACCGTGCTGCGCGAGGCACGCGCACCGGTCAAGATCCACATCAACACCACCACCAGCGCCGCAGCGCCACCGGTGTGCAACACAGCAGCCGCCAAAGGCCAATCGAACACGACGTTCGACAAACCGGTGAGCAGCTGCAGCAACAAGCAAGAGAGCAACACATGCGCAGCCATCTTCAAAGCCGGCACCCGGTGCAAAGAAAAGGCCAAGCCAGCCAGATAAACCAGCACCACATAAGCAGCCAAACGATGCGCATAGTGAATGGCTGTCAGCGACTCAAACACCAAGGGCTGACCCGACGCATCTAAGCCTAAGTGTCGCCACAAAGTAAAGCCTTGTTCAAAGTTCATCAGCGGCCACCAACTGTTTTGGCACATTGGAAACGTGTTGCATGCCAGCACCGCGTAGTTGGTGCTGACCCAACCGCCCAACAGCACCTGCACCGTCAACAGCAACAAGCCCAGCAGCGTGGCGCCAAACAAACCAGGGCGCAACAAAATGGACTGACTACGCGCACTGCCTAAAAGCTGACGTTGCACCTGCATCGTGAGCAATGCGAGCAACACCAGACCGCCCATCAAGTGCAAGGTGACGATGAGCGGAAACAATTTCATGGTGACCGTCAAAGCACCAAACGCACCTTGCACACAGACCCAGACCAATGTGAACGTGGGCCACAGCACACCAGAGGTTGCATCGCCACGCCTACGGCGCACCCACGAAAATGCCGTCAAGGTCAATATCAGCCCACCCACCGCCATGGCCATGTAGCGATGAATCATTTCAATCCATGCTTTGGTGTGTGTCACGGGGCCATGTGGCATTTGGCTCTGCTCTAAGGCAATGGCAGACTGGGCACCCACAGGGCTGGCGTGGCCGTAGCAGCCTGGCCAGTCTGGGCAACCCAAACCTGAATCAGTCAACCGCGTGAACGCGCCGAACAGTACCAAATCAAACGTGATGAACAAGGTGATCACCGTCAGCGCCTGCACACGGCGCGCCGTTGAGGCCTGCGGGTTGCGCAACCACACCCAACACAGCGGCACCATGGCCACCAAAGCGCCCATGATGAGCAGGTGTAACACCGGCGTGAGGTTGTACAGGCTTTCAGTCATGTGTATGAGGTTTGAACGCTACGAGGCCTTAACGGCCAGCCTCATCCCACGAAGCGGCGGCACGCAACAAACGTTCAATGTCACGCTTGGTTTTCAAAGCCGCTTCAGGACTGAGCTTGGCAGGGAAACGCATCATCCATTGACCATGCGGATCGACCAAATACAAATGGTCTTGTAAAGCTTGTCCTTCGGCGGGCTGTAGCCATTGCGCCAAGGCATCGGGATTCACGCGCAACACCGTGGCTTCTTTCAGGCCGGGCATGATGCTGCTAGGAATGTCTGCGCTGTCAGAGACCAGCCACACCCAATCGGTGCGTGCACGGTCTTTGCCGAGGCCCGCCAAGATTTGACGCTGCAGGTACAGCTGTTGTTGGCAATCGGCTTGGCAATCGCCGCCACTCACGCTGATCAAGAGCCATTGGCCTTTGAGCGAGGGCAGTTGCAACACATCGCCATTCAATGCTTGGGCTTTCACATCGGGCAAGGCGCGCACAGGCTCAATCAAATCGCCAAAGTTGCGACGACCTTCGGGACGCACCACGTAATACGTGAAGTACGACGCCACCACGGGAGCTGCACAGATAAGCAGCACCAAGATCATGCGCAAGCGGCCCATGGCCGTGCGCTTGGCCTCTGTATGCAGCGCATCTGAGGGCGAAGGCAAGTCATACACCGTCATGCCCAAGGGGTGCTGAGATTTAGAGCGAGGAGCGTCTTGCATGGCGATAAGGTTGAATGAATTGGAACCAAATGTAGAGCATCAGCTGCAGCGCGGCGAGCGCAAACCACTGAAAAGCATAAGCCAAGTTTTTTTCGACCCCTGCCACAATTTCTGGCCAGTCACGCAGCAAACCTTCAGAGGCTGAATCGGTTTGCAACACAACAGCGGCGAATGCCCCACCTGTTTGAGCGGCATAGGCTTCTAGGTTCAGATTTTGCCGAATCTTCGAAGGCACTGATGCCTGTGTTGTCACTTCTGGCTCGCTACTCAAGGCCATCAAATTCGAAGGCGGTGGCGCAATGCGCCCATACACTTGCACCACACCTGAAGGGGTTTGAATCGCGGGCAGCAGGGTTCTGTCCAACTGGTGACGAGGCACCCAACCGCGCTGCACCAACACACGCGTCGAGGCGTTCAACTGCAGCGGTGTTAGCACCCAAAATCCAGCCCGCCCGTTCATGGGTCGGTTATCCAAATACACGGTGTGCTCTGGCAACCATTCCCCTTGTAGCGCAACACGCTGATGCAACTGTTCAAACTGTGCAGGTTGCGCCAACAAAGCGGCTGTATCGCGCACAGGCGAGGTCATCTGCGCCACGATGGCGGCATGACGGGCTTCTTTTTCAGCCGCACGCGACAGCTGCCATAACCCTAAACGCACTGTCAAAGCCACCCCCACCAGCATGGCCAGTGTCACCCATGCAAAAGCACGGGTGCGTGGGATGGAGATAATGATGCGCATGAAATTCATTGTTGCACTTGCCTTCTTAGCCATTCTCGCCAGCTTGGGTTCTGCCCTGGTCTTCATGATGCGCAATGGGCGCAGCGGCAAAACACAGTCGGGCCACATGGTGAAAGCTTTGGGGCTTCGGGTGGGTATTTCGATTGTCTTGTTTATTTGTATTTTGATAGGGTGGCATCTGGGCTACATACAGCCCACAGGCATTGCACCTGGGCAGTAAAACTACATCACCAAAAACAAAGGCCGCACATGCGGCCTTTGTTGCATTCAAGCAGGCAGTTACATCCAGTACACCAAGATGTACAAGCCCAACCACACCACGTCCACAAAGTGCCAGTACCAAGCTGCGCCTTCGAAACCGAAGTGCTTGTCAGCTGTGAAATGGCCTTTTTGCAAGCGCAAGGTAATCACCAGCAGCATCAACATGCCCAAGAACACGTGGAAACCGTGGAAGCCTGTGAGCATGTAAAACGTAGAGCCATACACACCCGAGGTGAGCTTGAGGTTCATGTCGCTGTAGGCGTGGGCATATTCATAGCCTTGCACAAACAAGAACACCACGCCCAACAGCACCGTGAGCCACATGAACTTGATCGTGGTGTCGCGCTTGTTTTCAATCAACGCATGATGCGCGATCG
This window contains:
- a CDS encoding SURF1 family protein, whose protein sequence is MRIIISIPRTRAFAWVTLAMLVGVALTVRLGLWQLSRAAEKEARHAAIVAQMTSPVRDTAALLAQPAQFEQLHQRVALQGEWLPEHTVYLDNRPMNGRAGFWVLTPLQLNASTRVLVQRGWVPRHQLDRTLLPAIQTPSGVVQVYGRIAPPPSNLMALSSEPEVTTQASVPSKIRQNLNLEAYAAQTGGAFAAVVLQTDSASEGLLRDWPEIVAGVEKNLAYAFQWFALAALQLMLYIWFQFIQPYRHARRSSL
- a CDS encoding twin transmembrane helix small protein yields the protein MKFIVALAFLAILASLGSALVFMMRNGRSGKTQSGHMVKALGLRVGISIVLFICILIGWHLGYIQPTGIAPGQ